TCAAATTTAATGATTCTATGCGGTTCGTTATATTTGGTCGGTTATTTTCTACAAACCGCAAGGTAGGGGCGCACAGCTGTGCGCCTCTACATAAGAACCGTTATTTCCCAGCCTTAGCATCCCACTCTTTCGCAGCATCCGCGATCGCCACATCGACTGTTTTTTCTCCCAGCATGGCGGCTTGGAGGTTTTCGTAAATGGCGCGTTTGAGGACGTTGATATTTTCCATTGCGGGAATTAGCACTTCTGCTTGTTTTAACTGGCTAGCACTCACCACCCGCGCCCGATCCATTTCAGATTTATCGCCTGTAGGCACGGATTTGAAATAGCTATCAGCTAAGGCGGGAATTGTTGAAGGAAGGACGTTGGCGGCTTTGGCAAAGGCGAGTTGATTATCGCTGTTGGTCACAAATAAAGCAAATTTTATCGCTGCGTCGGGGCGATCGCTATCTTTGGGAATCACGAGATTCATGACGGCGACATTCTTTTTACCTGTGGTTCCGGTAATTTCTGGTGCAACAGCAGAAACTTTCGCGATTTCTGGGGCGTTAGTCGAAATTGTTTTGAGAAATTCTGCTCCCGTCCCCAATAAAGCTGTTTCTCCTGCTTGATACATCTCAATGCCGTGGCGATGTCCTTGAGTTAAGGATTCTTGGGGTAAGAGTTCCTGTTTATACAAATCTACCCAGTACTGAAAAGCAGCTTTGCCTGCGGCTGTATTAAATGCTGCTTTACCTTTGTCATCTACCAACGTTACCCCCATTTGAACGAAAGATTGCAGCACTTCCGATGAGTCTTCTGGGACAAACGTGGCAAAAAAGGCATACTTACCAGTTTTTTCTTTAACTTGCTTAGCAACCTGCGCCAATTCTGCATAAGTTGCTGGCGGCTTGGCGACACCTGCTTGTTTGAGTAAATCGCTGTTACAAATCGTCACTCGCGTGGTGAGATACCAGGGAATGCCGAAACTTTTGCCGTCGAGCGTACTTGCTTGCCAAATGTTAGGTAAATAAGTGGAACGTACTTCGGGTGAAATTTTATTATCCAATGTCAACCAAGCGTTGCGACCAGCTAACACGGAGGCAAAATCTGGATTTAAGTTAACGACATCTGGAGCTGTTTTCGCTGCAACTGAAGTTAAGATTTTGCTTTCCATTGCCGACCAAGGTACGTCTACCCAGTTGACTTTCATCCCAGGATTTTCTTTTTCAAAAGTTTGAATCTTCTGGTTGAAAAAATCGGTGAATTCCGGTTGCAACTGCATCGTCCAAAACTCAATTTCTTGGCTGTTAGAGTTAGATTGAGATGTTTGAGTAGCGACGTTCCCACTACCGCAACTGACTACCCAACTCAAAACAAAACCTAATAAGGTAAGAATTATTAACTTCGATGGTTGTAACCTATTTACAAGTCTTTTGGTCATTGACATTTTTAAGATCGTATGTATTCATTGAACAAGCTTGGTGATTCTAGGTTAAATTGAGTAGCTGTAATGAGTATCAAGTCTTTCAGCTAGACTAATTCTTTACTTCATAGACAAGTAGTAAAACAGTGATTGACCGTCTCAAAAGTTTACTGACAAAGCGTGGATGTGGAGTTGGCATTGAACTAGCTCCTGAACGAATTAATATAGCTCAACTGAAAAAGCAGCGACAGGGTTACAAACTGACAGCTTTTTCCTCCACCCCGGTTCCAGAAGGGCTGTTTCAAGATGGTCAAATTGCTGACCCTCCAGCCCTGGCAGAATTAATTCAAAAGGCACTAACTGAAACTAAAATCAAAGCCCAATGGGTAGCGACAGCCGTGCCTGGGCGAGAGTCGATCGTGCGGCTAATTCCCTTGCCAGCAGAGCTAAATGACCAAGAACTGAGGGAAATGGTACTGAATCACGAAGCTGGTTTGTACTTACCCTACCCGCGCGAAGAAGCTGATGTTGACTATCAAAAGCTAGGCTACTTCGTCGATGAAGATGGAATTGAGAAGGTACAGGTGCTGCTGGTGGCGACTCGCAAGCAAGTGACAGACACCTATATGGATACCTTCCAACATGCAGGGTTAAAAGTTAATGTCATAGAAATTAACAGTTTTGCCTTAATTCGCACGATTCGGGAGCAATTACGGACATATAGCACGAACGAAGGCGTAGCGCTCGTCGATGTCCAATTTGATAATACAGAAATTGCCATTATTGTTGATGGAGTGCCGCAATTTTCCCGTACTATTCCCATTGGGACGTATCAAATGCAGAGCGCGCTCCTGCGATCGATGAATTTACCTGCATCTAGGGACACTCAAATGTTGGAGTCATTCAATCTGCCACTGACTAGTGGGGATGATGATGACGAACCAGAAGATATGCCAGATGTAGATTCTGGCACTTTGGCAGTGATGCGAGTTTTAGCTGAATTAGCAGACGAATTGCGTCGCTCGATTGATTTTTACCTTAGTCAAAGTGAAAATTTGGAAATGGTACAGGTTCTTTTGTGCGGACCTGGCGGTGGTTTGGGCAACTTGAGTGAATTTTTCCAACAAAAGTTAAACATTCCCACAGCGCCAATCGATCCGGTAGCAGCACTGTCTTTAGATGTAGACGAGGAGAAAATTACTCCAATGCAAAGACCGGGATTGGGAACGGCGATCGGTTTAGGACTCAGAGGTGCATGGGGCAATGTATAGTTTAGACGTAAATTTTCTAAAAGACCGCGCCCCCCAGAAGTCAGGGTTTGCGACTGGTGGAAGCAAAACGCGGATGTCAGCGGTCGGTCAAACACCTCTATTTGTTGGAGCGGCTGTAGCGGCTGTGATTCCAGTGGTGGTTGGCGCTTGGTGGTTATTGTTACAAACGCAAAACACCCAGATGGAAAACAAACTAGCTGCGTTAGACGCAGAGTTAAACCGCTTGGGCTTGCAAGAAGAAGAATTGAAAAAAATTCAGGCTGAAACTAGCACATTGCAAACGGATACGAAAGCATTAGCTACTGTTTTCAACCAAATTCGCCCTTGGTCGGCAATGTTACAAGACTTGCGCGATCGCATTCCTAGAGCGGTACAAATTGAATCGATCAAGCAAATTCCGGCGATCGCCTCCTCTGGCGCACCACAACCACCTGCGGCAGCGGGTAATGCGGCTCCACCACCAGCCGCGAACCCAGCTGGTGGGATTGAAATTACTGGCAAGGCGCGATCGTTTAGCGATGTTAACGATTTCCTACTAACTCTGAAACAGTCAGCGTTCTTCCAAGCAACTGACACGCGAATTATTTCAGCAGAACTAGCCGAGGCTGCGGCATCAAATGAAAAATCAGCCGTAAAACCACCGTCACTTGTGAGATATACAATTCAATCTAACTTAAGTAATGTCCCAGCCGCCGATTTGCTCCAAGAGTTAGAGCGTAAAGGGACGTTAGGACTGGTGACTCGGATTCGCACCCTGCAACAAAAAGGAGTCATTCAACCATGACGATTAGTGAAGAATTTATTTCTGTAGAAGAAGATCTTGAGGCTGCACCGTCCTATCCTACTGTTTTTGGCGTGACTCTAACTCCAACGATTAGCGGAGCGCTGCTAGCAGTTGTTGGTCTTGGTTTAGGGGGTTATTTGTTTACTTCGTTCGTCACGCCAGCAATGCAAAAGCATGACGAGCTAACAGCAAAACAAAATGAAAAGCAAAACTTGGTGCAGCAAAAATCCGCTAGCATGGCGCAGAAGCAGCAAGTAGAAACAGAATTAGCGAAGGCGAAACAGCAAAAAGCAGATGTTTTAACTTTATTTGCTAGCGAAAGTACGCTCGATACTTTACTCATCGACCTGAATCGACTCGTACAGTCGGTTAATGGCAAGCAAAACGCTACTGCTAAATTGAAAAAATTTACGCCCGCCAATCAATCAGCTGAAACGATTTCAGATGGTTCGCTTGGTGCTGATGTCAATGGCAAACTCAAACGTCGAATAGTTGATATTAATATCTCTGGAACATTTGACCAAACTCAAGCGATTCTCCGAAGTATTGAACGATTGCAACCATTATTAATTGTGAGAGACTATCAATCAACAATGGTAGCTGCTACCGATAAGGATGGAAAACGTGCTGGCGGTGCGCCAAATATCGATACTTCCTTTAAATTACAGGCACTGATTCCCGTATCTCCAGAGGAAGCAGCAGCAGCGGCAGCAGCAGCGGCGAAGAAAGCAGAAGAGAAAAAGTGAATTCGGAATTCGGAAATTCGGAATTAAAGATCGGTCAGTTTGTAGGGGCGGGTTTATCAAAAATCGCTGGATTTAACTAAAGAAATCGATAATCCAGCCCTTATAGATATTGTAGTTAAGTTATCAAAGTTCATAGATTTTATAATTTTGAATTTTCGATAGGGGCTGATTTTCCAGTGAAATCTCGGGAGAAATTCGAGAACGCTACTAAATCTGCCCCATATTTGGAATTGGATATAAGATATGGGATTGCGATCGCAACCTAATTATCTAATTTTGTAGATATCATTATGTAACAAAATTACCGTACATTTACTGAGATTAGAGATAATACCAAGATGAAGACAAGGAATTATAAGTGAAAATTCGCTTGGGAAAAATGCCGAAATAAAGTTAGCTTGCTTGTGGAGTTTTTCAGGTGAAATTATCCCATTAATTCAGCCAACAGTTATCAAGCGCATGATGAAGAATCGATCTTACAAAAGCGCTTTCCAGTTCTGAAAAAATAGTTCTTTCATCCAAGGAATGAAATTGATAACTGATAACTGATAACTGATAACTGTTATAACTCATTCTATTTCTGTAAATTGTCAGGCGAATTTGCATTTACTAGCTTTCAAATTTAGGGCGATCGCCTGCAATGCGCGTAGAATACCTAAACTTTACTCAAAGTAGAAACAGAACTGTGAAACAGCTTCAAGGTAGTAACATACTATTTATCGGGGTAGCAGTCGCACTCGTTGCAGCGCCGCCAGTATGGGCAAAACCTGCAAAGGTAACAGCAGTCAAGCTAGATCCTACAAATAACGGCTTAAATGTGGTTTTGGAGACTTCCACAGCGGCTCGCCCCCAAGTCTTAACCAGCCAGCAGGGTAATACTCTAGTTGCAGATATTAGTAACGCTCAGTTGAACTTACCCGCAGGAAAAGATTTTCGTCAAGCCAAGCCAGCACCAGGTATTGATTCAGTAATTGTGACGCGACTCGACTCTAGTAGCATCCGGCTGATGGTCACTGGTACTACCAATGCTCCCAGCGGTCAAATGCAACGTAATGGTCAAAGTGTAACGTTTAGCGTTAGCTCTACGCCAGAAAGGATTGCCCAAGCAAAACCCGCTCCAACAACTGGTACGACATTGAAACCAGGGCAATCGGTAACAGTTCAAAAACCCCTTTTTCCCAATCCAGAAATTACAGTTGACGGAAAGCCAGTACCACCCTCAGCAATGCGCGGGAATCAAGCCCAACCGCCATTCTTGCCTAGAGCGGTTGCCCCACCAGTGGGAGATATGGCAATTTCCAACACCGATGCTTCTCCGGCTCTGATCGATCTTGGTAGCCAAGAACGAGTCCCGCGCCTAGTCTTACGGGATGCTCCCGTGCGCGAAGTCCTCTCCTTACTCGCCCGTGCTGCTGGTCTCAACTTAGCTTACACGACAGCCACACCTCAAGGACAACAAGGTCAACCAGCTCCGACTGCGCCTGGAGCGGGGGGAGCTGAGGGACCCAAAGTCACTCTCGATATTCAAGACGAATCCGTACAGGATGTTTTCAATCACGTACTGCGGATTACAGGCTTGCAAGCCAATCGGGAAGGACGCACGATTTTTGTCGGTCCCAGACTGCCTAATGAGGCTCGTAATCTAGTCACGCGCAGCTACAGGCTGAATCAGGTCACGGTAGGCGTAGCACTTAACTTTTTGGTCGCAATGGGTGCAGAAAGTGCCGTCAGCCGCGAACGCACGATCACCAGCGTTCAAGCCGTACCTGTAGGTGGCGGACAAGCTCCCGCAACCCAAACCCAAACCAGTACAGAGACGCGGATCGAAACCCAACGGATCGATTTTCAAGACTCTACACCCCTACTACGGGGATTAGAAGTCGTCGGTGACGAGCGGACGAACTCCGTTACACTGATTGGTTCTCCCAAGCAAGTTCAGGTGGCTAGCGCTCAACTAATCCAACTCGACTCTCGCCGTCGTCAGGTTGCAATTAACGTCAAGATTGCTGATATTAACCTCTTAGCAACTGAAGACATTAATACTAGCTTTTCGTTTGGGCTGGGTGACACTTTCTTTCAAAACAGTCGCGGTATTGGTGGAATCATCAACTTTGGTGTGAGAAACCCCGCGTCTGGGAGTGTCTTCAATGGCGCTCCTCCAGGGTTCGCCAGACAATTTCTCTCTCGTTTGCAAGCTCAAATTACAAGTGGCAATGCTAAGGTTTTGACCGATCCTACCCTGATCGTTCAAGAGGGACAGCAAGCTGCTGTCAACCTAACCCAAGAAGTGGTGGGTAACGTCACCAGAACCATTAGTCAGGGTACGGGTGGTCTCGGTCAAGATACCACGACAATTCAAAAAGAGCGAGTTGGTTTGACCGTTGGAATTAAGATCGAACGAATAGATGACAATGGTTTTGTTGCCCTATCTGTAGCTCCTACAGTCAGAGCAGTACAAGATCAGTATGCAGATCCAACTGGTAATTTGATTGCTTTAATTAACGAGCGATCGCTGACTTCTGGACTAATTCGCCTGCGAGATAATCAAACTTTAATCTTGTCAGGTATCATTCAAGAGTCAGACCGAACCAGCGTCGATAAGGTTCCCATTCTAGGAGATATTCCGATTCTTGGCGCACTGTTTAGAAGTACTAATAAGACGAACCAACGTCAAGAAGTCATCGTGTTGTTGACTCCTCAAATTATCGACGATTCAGAGCGATCGTCATCTATGGGATATAACTATAATCCCAGTCCCGATGCGCGTCAAATGCTAGAACGCAGCCAAAATCGCAAAGTTCAAGCACCTAATAGTAGTCGATAGATCGCTAAAGATTTACCATTGATTTCAAACTTCGGCACGAAAGATCCCCCCAACCCCCCTTAAAAAGGGGGGCAATAGATCGAAAAGGGTGCAATGGAATCAGTGCTAGTGTTGCGATCGCTGAAAGTTATGCTAAGTTAAATTTCTTGTAGGATGCGAAATTTCGCATCTTTTTTATTATCTTCTACGAAGGGTTATTCACAAAATGAAACCCAAAACACATACTTATACTGTCAAAGTTGAATGGACTGGAAATCTAGGACAAGGAACGAGTCATTACAAAACATATACACGCAATCACGAGATTTCTGTAGCTGGAAAGCCAACAATTTTAGCCTCATCAGACCCAGCTTTTCGCGGTGACTCTACCCGATATAATCCAGAAGAATTACTAGTAGCATCACTCTCTACCTGTCATATGCTTTGGTATTTGCATTTATGTGCCGAAGCTGGGATTGTTGTTATTAGTTATATTGATAACCCTACTGGCACGATGATGGAAACCGATAATGGTAGCGGACGCTTTACAGAAGTTACGCTGAAACCAAGCATAACTATCAACACAGCCAGCGATCGCGAACTAGCGATTGCCTTACATCATAAAGCACACGACAAGTGTTTTATTGCCAATTCCGTGAATTTTCCAGTACATTGCCAAAGCGCGATCGCTTCTATCTAAAGTCTGACACATACATTTCGGAAGTGGCTCTATAGAAAGATGCCATATCTATTTATATTTGTTCAGCTAGATAATATCTAAATAATTTAGGAAAACACTATGAGAATCTTTTTTTGGACAACTCTGTCCTTTGTAATTGTAGGTGCAATTATGCTACTTCTCCAACCTATTATTGACTTTCACTAGCACATTGTCTTCTTAAAAAACCTTCCCAATCCCTACAAAAATCTAAGGCAACACTTAGCGCCTTTGCTACGCCAGTCACCTCAACGGGGGGAACCCGCGCACGGTGCTGGCTCGCCTTTGCGTGACATTTTCTTTAAAACCATGAATTATCTAGTAGCAGTCTTACCAAACCGCATCCAAGCAGAAGCAGCCTATACAGCACTTGAAAAAGAAGGACTACCCAAAGAGCAAATTAACATCCTCGGTCAAGGCTACAAAAGTGCAGACGAATTTGGTTTCATCAACCCCAACGAACAAGCCCGTAAAGGAGCAAGTAGACTAGTAACATGGCTCGTCCCCTTTGGCTTTGCCGCAGGCTATCTCTTCAACTTACTCACAGGCATTGAAATTATTCCAGCATTAGGCGCGATCGGCAACCATCTCATCGCAGGTGTCTTAGGTGCAGTTTCCGGCGGATTAGGCGCGTATTTCGTTGGTGGCGGTGTAGGGTTAACTGTAGGCAGTGGTGACGCATTACCCTATCGCAACCGCCTGAATGCAGGCAAGTATCTAATTGTCATAGAAGGTACAGAAGAACTCACCCGACAGGCAACGCGAATATTGCGATCGTTTGAACCAGAAAACATTCAGGGATATGCTGGCTAGTAAGTCAAAAGTCAAAAGTTAAAAGTCAAAAATTGTCGGGGCTGGTTCACCAGAAATACTGGTCAGAGTCAAAGACAATTGGTAAACCCGCCCGTACACAAGTCAGAAGTCAGGAGTCAGAATTAACCGGTCACTGATAACTGATAACTGATAACTGAAAATAGCTGTTCCATCTACAATACTGATAAAAGCATACAGATCGAGCAGCTATGCAAGCAGAGTACCGCCAGCGTCGCGAACAGTTGATGGCTAAAATTGGCAACGGCACGGCAATTTTTCGCAGTGCGCCAATGGCAGTCATGCACAACGATGTAGAATACAACTATCGCCAAGATAGCGATTTCTTCTATTTAACAGGGTTTGACGAACCGGAAGCTGTTGCCGTCTTAGCACCCCACCACGCCGAACACCGCTTTATTTTATTTGTCCGTCCCAAAGAAAGAGAAAAAGAAGTTTGGACGGGCTATCGTTGTGGTGTAGAAGGGGCAAAAGAAATCTATGGGGCAGACGAAGCTTATCCGATTACCGAACTCGACGAAAAGCTGCCGCAGTATTTAGAAAAAGCAGATAAAATCTATTATCGTCTGGGACGCGATCGCAATTTTAACGAAAAAGTCCTGCACCACTGGCAGCGCCTCATGGCAACTTATCCCAAACGCGGTACGGGACCAATCGCTATTGAAGATGCTGGCGTAATTTTACACAGCATGAGACTAGTAAAAAGTCAAGCAGAATTAGAATTGATGCGGCAAGCTGCTGCTATTTCTGTTGAGGCACATAACTACGCCCAAGAAATCGCCAGCCCAGGACGTTATGAGTATGAAATTCAAGCGGAAATGGAACGAATCTTTCGCTTGCGGGGTGGGACGGGTGTAGCCTATCCTTCAATTGTGGCTTCGGGAGAAAACGCTTGCATTCTGCACTACATCGAAAATACGCGCCAGATGCAAGATGGCGACTTACTGTTAATTGATGCAGCCTGCGCCTACGGTTATTACAACTCCGATATTACCCGTACCTTCCCCGTAAATGGCAAGTTTACAGGCGAACAGAAAGCGTTGTACGACATTGTACTAGAAGCGCAAAAACAAGCGATCGCCCAAGTTCAACCAGGCAACCCCTACAGCGCTTTTCACGATACCGCCGTCCGCGTCCTCACCGAAGGATTAGTCGAACTTGGCATTCTGCAAGGACAAATTGACGACTTAATTAAAGAAGAAAAATACAAACCTTTCTACATGCACCGTACCGGACATTGGTTAGGATTAGATGTTCACGATGTCGGTGTTTATCAACATGGTGACTCCCCCCAAATTTTACAACCAGGACAAGTACTGACAGTAGAACCAGGACTTTACATCGTACCGCAGACTCAACCCGCCGAAGGACAACCCGCGATCGATCCGCGTTGGGAAGGAATCGGCATTCGGATTGAAGATGATGTCCTCGTCACCGAAACCGGACACGAAATCTTAACCGCAGGAGTCCCGAAATAATCAGTTATCAGTTATCAGTTATCAGTTATCAGTGGTAATTGGTATTTTCACTACTCCCGGTACGGGCGGGTTTATCTACACAATTCTCGATTGTTTCAAGGATATCCTGTCAAAACCCGCCCCTACGACTCCCGACTCCCGTACGGGCGGGTTTAATCGCGGAGTTATTTGTTTTTTACAGGGATCTTTCAAAAACCCGCCCCTACGACTCCCGACTCCCGGTACGGGCGGGTTTATCTGCACAATTCTCGATTGTTTCAAGGATATCCTGTCAAAACCCGCCCCTACGACTCCCACTCTCCCACTCCCATTTCCCCACATATGCCCCAAAAAATCGTTGAAATCCTCTCAGCCGATGAACTCCGGCGAACAGTTACCCGCCTTGCTTCTCAAATTGTGGAAAGATGTCGCGACCTTTCCCAGTTGGTCATTTTAGGCATTCACACTAAAGGGGTTCCCTTGGCGCAAATCTTAGCTAGTCAAATTGAAATGCTAGAAGGTGTTTCTGTCCATGTGGGGGCGTTAGATATTACTTTCTATCGGGATGATTTAGACAAAATTGGTGTGCGAACACCAGCTAAGAGTGACATTCCTCTGGATCTAACTGGCAAAATCGTTTTATTAGTAGATGATGTCATTTACAAAGGGCGGACGATTCGCGCCGCCCTCAATGCTGTGAACGAGTATGGTAGACCAGAATCGATTTGGTTAGCGGTACTTGTAGATCGGGGTCATCGCGAATTGCCAATTCATCCAGATTTTATCGGCAAACAGCTACCCACGGCAAAAGACGAACAAGTCAAGGTCTATTTGCAAGATTTGGATGGCAGAGATGCGGTAGAGTTAATTGGAAATTAGACGAATACCATCACCAACGGCTGGAAGTGACTTCAGTCTGGACGCGACAGCGAACGAGATATTCAAAATGATATAGGTAAGCGGCGATCGCAGTCCGCCCGATAACTGGTGCTGAAAATAAATGTTTTGGATCGTCCCAAGCAAACAACATTAATAAGTATTTAATTACAGAATTTTCCGAAGAATCGTAGGGACATATTGCAATAATAATTGCTATAGCCAAGATTGTAGATACTGCGATCGCTAACCAAGCAAATAGCCCTTCCCAGCAACTCATTATCCCAGGAAAAAAGCTATCACTTTCCTCGGTTGGAGCAGATTGAGTATCGGGAAAAAAGTGGTCTAATATGAGGTGGAGCCAATGATGGATGAAGGCAATAATTAGAATTGGCGCAAGCAGAGATAAAACGGATAAACACCAACTCATCTTAGTAGATAAATGTTCGCTAATAAATCGAATCAAGGGAATGCTAGTTTGTTTAATAATTAGCGTGACAACTCCCATTAACAGTGTTAGTAGAATGGCACTCATCCAAGCACCTGTAGCGGGAAACCAAGTAAGAGAGTTCTTTTTCATAAATAGAAAACCATAGACACGCAAACGGTAATTATTTAGATAATCCGTGCGATCGCGCTGAATTTGCTTCAGTGAGAATACCAGATATTGAAATCTGTATTTCCACTGTTGGAAATACATCTTTATGAAGCATATGTTTTTATAGTAATCAGTTATCAGTTATCAGTTATCACGCACTCTTTCGATCTCAACAACTAACAATCAACAACCAATTACCCAAAAATAGATGAAAAAAATATTATTTTACAGCTTTATTTGCTGTCTAGTTACTGCTTCGGGATTGGCAGTCAATGCAGAAACACCATCCCTAGTTAAGCAACAAGCAAAAACTCAAATTGCAACTGCTACGACAAAGCCTCAAGTAGAACTATTAGAAGCTGGAGATGAACCACGGCAAGAACTACGCTTTCGTCCCCAGGTAAATGCAAAACAGACAGCTACTATGACCTTACAAATGGATACAGATATATCTATGGCAGGTCAAACAATGCCGAAAGTTGATTTACCACCAATAACAGTTGCTATGGATGCAGTAGTAACAAAAGTCGATCCTAACGGTAACATTCACTTCAAATGGTCTTATTCTAATGTAGATGTCATGAACTCTACCAGCTTGCCACCACAGGTACTGGAAGCGATGCGATCGCAAATGAAAAAGATGGTTGGTACGAGTGGATCTTTCATCATCGATAATCGCGGACAAATTCAAACAGCTAAATTTGCGTCGTCTCAGAAGTCAGATGCAAATTTCAAACAATTCTCAGAGCAGATGTCAACTTCTTTCGACCAAATGTCTTCACCTTTGCCTCAAGAAGCAATTGGTATTGGGGCTAAATGGCGTGTCACAACTAAACCTTCTCTTTTGGGAATGAGTGTGAAGCAAACAATAACATATGAATTGGTGAATCTAAAAGATAATATAGCAACTTTAAATATATGGTTTGAGCAGCACGCTAACCCACAAAAATTAACTCTACCAGAAATACCAAGCGGAGCTACTGTAACTCTAAAATCATTTGAATCTAAAGGTGATGGGAGGTTGATGATGCAGCTCGATCGCCCTTTTCCGCTTCGTGCTAATCTGATTGCAAACTCTGAAAATGAGATGAGTATTCAGCAGACTGGTAAAGCAGGTGAAGCGACTAGAAACAGCAAATTTCACATGAAACTTAATCTTCTATCGAAGTAATACTATCTGATAATAAAGGCACTAAATTTAGCATCAGGTAACTGCAAGTCGCGTCTACACAGACAAAACTCACCTGCGAGGGTTAAGAAGTTTGACTTTCCATGAGTCCGCGCAGGCGGACTTGGTTTGTATAGTCGCGAATTCTATTCGCTTAAGCTAATCCTTAGCTGTGATAAAGGGCGACCCGTACCACCTCGACGCACTAAAATTAATTCGGCGCAGATACTTACAGCAATTTCTTCTGGTGTCAGCGCTCCAATATCTAAACCGATTGGTGCATAGAGCGATCGCAATTTATTTGCAGGAATACCCTCTGTTTCTAGCGCTTGAATCACCTGACGTACCCGCTTTTCACTCCCAATCGTACCGATATA
This genomic stretch from Scytonema millei VB511283 harbors:
- a CDS encoding DUF6263 family protein; translation: MKKILFYSFICCLVTASGLAVNAETPSLVKQQAKTQIATATTKPQVELLEAGDEPRQELRFRPQVNAKQTATMTLQMDTDISMAGQTMPKVDLPPITVAMDAVVTKVDPNGNIHFKWSYSNVDVMNSTSLPPQVLEAMRSQMKKMVGTSGSFIIDNRGQIQTAKFASSQKSDANFKQFSEQMSTSFDQMSSPLPQEAIGIGAKWRVTTKPSLLGMSVKQTITYELVNLKDNIATLNIWFEQHANPQKLTLPEIPSGATVTLKSFESKGDGRLMMQLDRPFPLRANLIANSENEMSIQQTGKAGEATRNSKFHMKLNLLSK
- the pyrR gene encoding bifunctional pyr operon transcriptional regulator/uracil phosphoribosyltransferase PyrR — its product is MPQKIVEILSADELRRTVTRLASQIVERCRDLSQLVILGIHTKGVPLAQILASQIEMLEGVSVHVGALDITFYRDDLDKIGVRTPAKSDIPLDLTGKIVLLVDDVIYKGRTIRAALNAVNEYGRPESIWLAVLVDRGHRELPIHPDFIGKQLPTAKDEQVKVYLQDLDGRDAVELIGN